Genomic DNA from Desulfurivibrio alkaliphilus AHT 2:
TCTTTTCCGGATCGACGCTGATCCTGCCGAAACGGCTGGTCTGCAAGGTGATGGTTGGGGTGCCTTCTTCAATCTTCATCGCTGCTTGAGCCATTTGGTTCACCTCCTGGTGGTTTTAGAACGGACCTCATGTCCGCCCTTTGTTGTAATATCGGCTTGTTGCCAGATTTCTGAAACAAATTATCAACTTTCACGCTTTTTTTCGGCCAAGTTGACGGCGAGGCTTTCCAGGTCGCCGAACTCTCCTGCGGCGGCGCGGCGGTTGGCCTCTAAAATCCGGCGGTAAATCTCTTCCCGGTGGACGGAAACATGATCCGGCGCCTCGACACCGAGCTTGACCTGGCCGTTTTTTACCTCCAGCACCCGGATGGAAATCTCATCGCCGATGGCCACTGCTTCCCCCGGTTTTCTGGCTAAAATCAACATTGTCATGCCCTCCTGGCAAAATCTGCCGGCTGCTTTCCTGGCGGCCGGTTTTTGTTCTGGTGTTAATGCAGGGTGCGTGCCGCCCGGTGGCGAACGCGGTGCTGTTACTCCTTATGCCCGCTTGGTTTAAAGGAAATTAACCAAACTCAACTGCATGGTTCTGGCCGCCGCGCTAAGGGCTGCTTCGTAAGCTACTTCCTTGGCCTTCAGTTCCATGATGGCCTTAATCATATCGGTATCTTCCAGTTCGGAAAGATTTTCCGCCGTGGCCAGCTTCAGGTTCATGTAAATGTTGTTCTGAACCTCCATGCGGTTGGCCCGGGCGCCGAAATCGGCGATCTGGTTGGTCAGCTCGTTGAGCAGGCCTTCAAGGTCGCCGATGGATTTTTGCAGGCCGCTGGTCTGAATATTGTCAAACTCCAGGCCGGTGGCGTTGAGCAGGCCGCTGGTATCCTCCTTGAGATCGAAGCTGTAGCGCTCGTCACTGCTGTTGAGCTGCAGGTACCCGCTGTCATCCCAGTGGGCGTTGAGGCCGGGGATGCCGTTGAGCCGCTGGGCGATATCGTTTAGGGTGTCGTTTGCCGGGTCCACCTGGATGGTGATTACCCGCTCCTGCGGCGGCACCTGGTGGTGGTCGGTGACCGCCACCTTGAAGCTGCCGGCCTGGATGCGCTCTTCCAGTTCCAGCCCGGTTTCGCCGCTGCCCAGGGTGGCGTGAATGTCCCCGGCCTGGGCGGCGCTGGTAGCGGTGCGGAATCCTTCGCCCTTGAGAAACTGCTCCAGATCTTTCAGGATACTGAACACCCCGGTGTCGTAAATGGCGTCAAAGCCGTTTTTACTGATATCGATGGTGCTGTGCTGGCCCACCTTGATGGCGATGTCGTTGTTGCGATCGCCGGCGTAACGGACGTAATCGTTGTCCCGGTGGATGGTCCGGACCTGCATGACCCCGTCTTCCAGGCGGTCGTCATGGCCGGTGGGTTCGCTCAGGCCCAAGGCGGCAAAGCCTACATCGATGGCCGCATCATCTTCGCCCACCTGGCCGCTTTCCAGCCGGAAGGGCTGGTCCGACCACAAGCGTACTGAGCCGAAATGGACCTGATCACCGCTGAAACCGGTGGCATAATGGCCCTGGGCCGAGGTTTGCACATGAACGTTGCGGCCATCCACCGCGGTGAGGATCAGTTTGCCGTCTTGGTCGCGGCCGGCGGTAACCCCGGTTTCCTCCGTTTTGGCGTTGATGGCCCGGATCAGGGTGTTGTCGGCGTCCCCTTCCTGGATGGTGGCGGGCTCATCAAAAATGCTGATCCCGTTGATCACCAGGTCGTTTTCGCTCAACCGGGTGCGGTGGGGTTGGTCAATGCTCACCGCCTTGACCGCCAGTTTATCACCGTCGGCATCTGCCGCCGCGAAAGTGATGTCACCGGTGCCGGCCCCGCTGACGATGGTTAACTCGGTGCCGTCAACGGCCACCGGGTAGTCGGCGCTGACGGCCGTTGCCAGCCCGGCAATGACAGCGTCAAGGTCATCTCCGACCTGGGCTTCGTAAGCAAAATCCTGATTGTTTATGGTCAGGGTGTAAGTGGCGCCTTCTTCCACGTCCATGCCGTTGAAATCAATGTGCCGTGAAACTCCCGCATGGCCGCTGTTTACTGCCGTGCCCGCGATAACCGAGGCAGGGGTGACTTCCGCCGTCACCCCGTAATTGCCCCCGTTAATGGCCGCTGCCTTGGCCGCTGCCGAGGCATCGGCGTAGATGGTGGAATGCTCATCGGCGGCAGTGGTCACCGGTTTGCCGTTGATCAGCAAATCGCCTTCCTGCAGGGACGGGCCGTAACGCAGCACCCCGTCGTCGGGCAGGTCGGCAAAACCCCAGCCGCCGCCGTGCAGGCCGATCATTTCGAGAATGGTGTCATCGGGCGGGTCATTTGCCGCCCCACTGGTGGTGATGGTAAAAGATTCGGCTCCGCTCAGGGAGATAGAGCCGGTGTTGCCGTTATTCACGGTGTAGGCGCCGGCGGCCAGGCCGGTATTGGCATTGGCGTTGGTTAGTGGTCCGACTTCGATGTCAGATTCATCGCCGGGGTTAAGGTTGTAAAGCACCACCGAGTTGAGTGCACCGCCGTTGTCGCCGTCTCCGACTCTGGCGGCCACTCCGGTTAGTTCAGTAATATTATTGATCGCCGCCACGGTAAGTTCGGCAACATCGGCGGCGCTGGCTCCGTCCGGCACGACCACGGCAAAGTTGACGCCATTGATGGATTGGAGCATGGTCTCGCCACCATTGCCGCCCTCGGCGTTGGCTGCCGCCCCGGCGGTCAGGGTGGTCAGGCTGGCGGTTACCCCGGTAATGTCGCCGACTTCATTCAAGGCCGCGGCTAAAGCGTCAGCATTGGCCATCTCCAGGCCTAACGTGGCGGGATTGTTAAGCGCAAGGTCGTCGTCGCCGTTCAGGCCGGGATATTCGGCCTCCTGCAGGAGGGTTACCAGGTCTTGGCCGTTGATTTGCAAATCATCGGTGGTCAGGGTTCCGCCGGAGATCTGGTCGCTGGTCAATGGCCCGCTGATTCCTTGCGGGGCGGGATCGGCGCCGTTAACAAAATAGCCGTCCATGGCGCCTTTGACAAAGGGGGTGGGTTCGGCCGGGGTGTAGCCGATGGTGCGGAAGCCGCCGAAGATATGCTTGCCGTTAACCGCCGAGTTGGCCAGGATGATGGCCTGCTCCCAGAGGTTTTTTACCTCCATGGCGGCGTTCTCTCGATTTTCCGCGGTCATGGGGGCGTTGGCCGCCTGGATGGCCAGGGTCTTGGCCCGCATCACCAGGTCCTTGGTTTCCGTTAAGGCGGTTTCCGAGGCGCTGATGATGGTGTTGCCGTAATTGATATTTCGCTGGTACTGGCCGATTTCCGACAGGTTGGTGCGCAGGCCCAGGGCGTTGACCAGGTTCACCGGATTGTCCGAGATCTTGGACATCAGCTTGCCCGAGGAGATCTGTTGGTTGATCCGGTTCATATCGCTGTTAACCTTGTTCAGGTTAGTCAGGATATTGTTATAGATAGACTGCATTGTAACCCGCATGGCCTTGTCTCCTATCTTACGGTGTCCAGCAGGGTGACCAGCATTTCGTCGGAGGTGGAGATCAGCCGGGCCGCCGCCGTGTAGGCATGCTGGAACTTGATCAGGTTGGCCATCTCCTCGTCCAGGGAGACCCCGGAGACGGTATCCCGCATCTCGTTCATCTGGTTTAGCACCAGGGTGTTGAACTCCACGTTGCGGTCGATGGTCCGTCCCTTGTTGCCGATATCCCCCACCAGCGAGTTGTAAAAACCATTAAGCGAGCTGACCCGGCCACCGAGGAAATGAATGTCATCCTTGTGCTGCAGGTTGCTGAGCTCCAAGGCGTTGCGGTTGTCGCCGGGAAAAATTTCGCCGTTTTCGCCCACCTTGCCGGCGGCCATGTAGTCAAGATTGTCGGCAATAACCCGGTTGACCCCAATGGTGCCGGCACTGTGGCCGGTGAAAAAAGTGTTGAGGCCGGCCACTTGGAGGAAGTTGGAGGAATCTGCGCCAAAGGCGAACTGGTGGCCGGCGACGGGGTCAAGCTTGAAGCGGCCGCTCTGGCGGTCGAAAGAGGCCTTCACCCAAGGGGTTTCGCCGTCGCTGGTGCCGCCGGCGGCGAGAATCGCCTGGTTGATGGCCTGGGCGGCATCATTGGCCGAGTAGGCCCGCTCCAAGGAAACGGTTACCGGTTCCGGCAGGGCCAGGGAGCCGTCGGCGCTGTAAAGCCAGATTTCAAAGCTGCCGTCTTCGGTGTTCAGCTCATCGCCGTACTTGAAGCCGGTGAGCAGGACTTTATCTTCCAGAGGGTCCGGGGTTACCGCGATCCGGCCGTTGCCGGTGATGCCGTCATCGCTTTTGTCGTGCAGGCCCAACTGGGCCAGGATGGTATCGTCCACCCCGGCCTTGATGGTGTAGCGCTGGTCGGAAAAGAGGGTGACCTGGCCGGTATTGTGGTCGGCATCGGCGACAATGGTTTCGCCGGCAAGGGCATCCAGGCCGAGCATGGAGGCGCTGAGCCCGGCGGGGTTGTCCTCGTCGTCCGGGGTAAAGATCAGATTGTCGATGGTGATGGAGGACTCATCCCCGGCGTTGGTGTTGCGGAAGAGCAGGGCGTTGGTGGCGGCGCCGTTGCTGCCGTCGCCCACCGCCGCTTCAATATTGTGATCTTCCAGCACCTTGCTGATTTCTTTGGTCAGCTCTTCCAGGAACTTGGTATGAACGTTTTCGCCCTCTTCGAGGTCGCCGATGCTAAAACTTATGTTGTCTCTGCCATTTACGTTGAACTCGATTTCATTGTCATCATCGTCTGGGTCTTGAAATCCGTCTACATTTGATAATGTGACGGTTATCTCTTCTCCGTTGACCGTGAAGCTAAAGCTGTCGCCGGCGCTGACGGCGTTAAGGTCAGCTTCGGTAATGGCCACCCCGTTTGCCTGGGTGGTCAGCCGGGCGCTGACCCCGGTATCGGCCTGGTTGATGGCCTCCACGGTGTTGGCCGCCTTGGTGGTGGCCAGTCCGTGCACCGGGAAGGCGCCGTTGATGGCGCCGATATCCAGGCCGTTGATCTGGATTGCCCCGGCGGCAATGTTGCGGCTGGCGGTGCCGGTGGCCACGGTACCGGTGGTCACCGAGGTGGGTCGACCGATGTCGCCGCCCACCAGTTGGTCGGCAAATTTTACCGTGCCGCTGCCGGTGCTGTGCACCTGGTTAAGCTCGCGGATCAGGGCGTTGGCCAAGGCATCCAGGCGACCGGCATAGTTGTTGGGGTTGCCGGGGGCCAGTTCGCTGTGGATCTCCAGCCAGCCGCCCATCTTGCCGCCCAGTTGGGCGCCGGTGAGGGGGCGGCTGACCTTTTTGCCGGAACCATCGGTGCTGACCCAGTTGAGTTGGTTGTCGCTCCAGCTTACCTGCCAGGCCTCATCGCCTTCCACCAGTGGGTGGCCGTTGGCCATCAAGACCGTGTAGGTGCCGTTTTTGCTGGCAAAATGGCTGATCTCCACCAGTCCCGCCAACTCCTTGACCAGGTTGTCGCGCTGGTCCCGCAGGTCGTTGGCCTCCGCCTTGGCCACCTCGGCGCTGGTGATGCGGGAATTCAGCGCGGCGATCTGCGAGGTCAGGGAGTTGATGTCGCCCACCGCGGTGTCGATGTTGGTGCCGATATCCGAGCGGGCCCGGATGATCTCATCGTTCATGGTTTTAAAATGATCGGACAGCAGATGGCCGTTTTGCAGCACATTCTGTCGGGCCGCCAGGCTTTCCGGGTTATCGCTGAGTTCCTGCCAGGAGTTCCAGAACTGGTTGAGCAGGTCGTTCATGGCCAGGCCGCGGGCCTCGTTGAAAATCGGCTCCACCACCCGCAGGGACTGCTGCTGGGCCTGCAAATTACCCATCAGGGAAGACTGGCGGGTGATCCGCTCCACCATGAACTGATCGTAGCTGCGGGTAATGGTGTCTGGTGAGACCCCGCCGCCCAGCAGGGCATTGCCCATCTGCACCGCATGGTTGGCCCGGATATTGTGGGTTTGCCGGGAATAGCCCGGGGTATCCACGTTGGCCACGTTGTGGCCGGTGACCTGGATCGACCGCTGCTGGGTCAGCAGGGCCTGTTTGGCGGTATTCAGGACGTGCGTTAAGCCGGCCATGGTTTTATACCTCGCGGCTGATCAGGCTGGGGCGGGAGGCCCCCGGACGCTGTTGGTGGCCCGGCTTGCCGTACCCGGTTTGCTCTTCCCCGGCGGCGCGGGTGATCAGGCTGATGGCGTCATGTAAATGACGCTTGGTGTCTTCCACGAAATTGTAGTTGATCACACTTTTGGCGGCGATATCCTGGCGCAGGGCCACCAGTTCGCGGCGTTGTTTTTCCAGGGTCTTTTTCTCTTCCCCGTCGGTCATCGCGGCCAGGTCGGAAAGCCGGACGGCGTTTTCAGAGGGCTTGCCGGTGAACTCCTCCACCGACCGCCGCAACTGCTCGTCCACCTCCTTCAGGGTGGCGATCTGTTCGGCCTTGCGACGGCTCAAGCCCACCAGTTCACGCATGTCCATGTTGACAATGGCCTGCTGTTCCCGGTCCAGCATGACCAGCAACTCGCGGGAGAGGGTAAACTCCTGCTCCAGAAGATCAAAGATGTTGGCTGGTATTTTATGCCGCATGGTCCTATCCTCTGCTGTAATGGTATCCGTTCACCAGGTTTACTAACTTAGCTGTCTGACGGGCCGTAATCGTTCAGCAGTGCCGCAGATTCGGGTAAGCAGCCAGGCGCCGCGTACACCGGGTACTCAAGCCTGGCTGATCGCCCGAAGGTGCGGTGCTGCTGAACGATTACCTGTAATGCTGCTGGTTGATCTGCCGGTAGAGCATTTCACCGAACCCCATCCCTTTGCCGGAGGCCAGGTGCCGGGCCAGCTCCTGGTCGTGGAGCGACTGGTACATCTCTTCGGCATGCCCTCCGCCCAGCAGATCGCTCTGGGGCCCGGTCTGGCGGGCCATGCTGAGGAATTTCTGCAGGATGATGGCCTCGAACTCGGCGCAGGCCTGCCGCAATTGGGGATTTCCTTCCTTATCGGACGTTGCGGTCGCGGGCTTGAATGGGCCGCCGGTCAGGCTGTTGATTTCCATGTCTTACTCCCGTGGCTGGTTGGGTTTTAGATGATTTCCAGTTCGGCGTTCAAAGCGCCGGAGGCCTTGATGGACTGAAAGATGGCAATCAGATCCCGGGGGGCGACGCCCACCGCGTTCAGGGCCTGGACCACCTCGCCCAGCGTGGCGCCGGGGTCAAGCCGTACCAGCTGGTCGCCTTCGGCGGCCATCGGTGCGGCATCCGGCTGCAGCAACTCTTCCGGGCCCAGGGCCGGTGCCACCTGCAGGTTAAGATCGCCATGGGCCACGGCCAACTCCCGGATGCGGACGTTTTCGCCCATCACCACCGTCCCGGTGCGCTCATCCAGCACCACCCGGGCCCGGTTGTCGGGAACAATCTGCAGGTTTTCCAGTTCGGCCAGCAGGAAAATTTCGTTGTCGCGGTAATTCTCCGGCACCCTGACCACCACCGTGGCGCCGTCCCGGGGGTGGGCGGCGCTGTTGCCCAGGTGGTTGTTAATGGCCTGGGTCATGCGCTGAACGGTGGTAAAATCGGGGGAGTTCAGGCTGATCACGATCTCTTCCCGTTGGGCGAAAGAAACCGGAACTTCCCGCTCCACCGAGGCGCCGCTGGGGATCCGGGCCACGGTCTGATGGTTCTGTTGCCGGCCCGGTGCCGTCGGCCCCTGGGGCTCGAAGCCGCCGATGCTCAGCGGACCCTGGGCGATGGCGTAGATCTGGTTGTCCAGGCCTTTAAGGGGAGTGACCAGCAGGGTGCCGCCCTGCAGCGAGGAGGCGTCGCCCACCGAAGAAACGGTGACGTCAATATTCTGGCCGGACTTGGCGAAGGGGGGCAGTTTGGCGGTGACCATCACCGCGGCCGCGTTGCGGACCTGGATATCGTCGGGGTTGATGTTAAGGCCCATGTTGCGCATGGCGTTGGCCAGCCCCTGGATGGTGAAGGCGGCGTTGCGGCCGTCGCCGCTGCCGTCCAGGCCCACCACGATGCCGTAACCCACCAGCTGGTTATGCCGGACCCCCTGGATGGAGGCCAGGTCCTTGAGCCGTACCGCCGCGGTGGCGTCGGCAATCACGAAAACCAGGCAGGCAAGGCCCAGCACCAGCCCGGCCACCACCGGCAAAAGCCCGGCCGGGGTAGCCGTAGTCGGCTTGCGGGAATATTTAACAGAAGCTGCGTTCATGGTCTCACCCGGATAATTTTTTTGTTCTTTCAAGGTTTATGGTGTGCGCTGCCGGTCACGAAAAAAAACTTTGTCAAGTTGTTATGCACTATCCGTGCCAGCAACCAAGGAGGAAACTTTTGCCGCCGGCAAAAGCCCCCGCCAGTGGCAAATCCCAAAAGCCATCCACCACCAGGAAAACGTCCGGCAGTGCCGCAGGTTGTGGCAAGCGAGACGGCGCCGCGTACTCCAGTACGCAAGCCGGCTCGATCGCCGCAAGATGCGGTGCTGCCGGACGTTTTCCCTAGAAGGGCCAGATGGCCTGCACTGCCCGCGACAGCCAGCCTGGCCGTTGTTTGTCGGCCAGCAGCCCTTTGCCGCTGTACTCGATCCGGGCGTCGGCGATCCGGTCGGAGTTGACGGAGTTGCTGGCATTAATATCGTCGGGGCGCACCAGGCCGGAGAGGATGATGAACTGGGTTTCGTTGTTGACCCGTACCTCCTGGTAGCCTCGGATAACCAGGTTGCCTTCCATGGTTTTGTCCACCACCCGGGCGGAGATGGTGGCGGTGACGTCGCTGTCGCGGCTGGTACGGCCGCGGCCTTCGAAGTCGGTATTAATCCCGGCATTGATGGAACTGCGTTCGCCGACGAAATTGTCCAGCCCGAAGAAGGAACTGATCCCGGCGTTGATGCTGGAGTCACGCTCGGCAATGGTGGTGGCGTTTTTGCGGCCGCTGGAGGTTTCCACCACCCGTACCAGCAAAATGTCGCCCACTTCCCGGGCCCGGTTGTCGCGATAAAGGTCCAGCCCCCGGTTGCCGTTGTAAATCGTGCCCTCGGCCGGCGTTTCCGGCGGGCTGCCGGGGTCCGGCATGGCGAAGCGTTCCGGCAGGCGCTCGGAGGGGGGGGCGGCGGCCTGGTCGCTGCCGCCGCTGCCGCTGCTGCCGGTGGTGGCGCAGCCGGTCAGCCACAGCGACAGCAGGGCAATCAGCAAGATATAGTTACGCATGACGGTTCTCCTTATTACAGTTCGGTTTCAACCAGGCCGCTGTTGACCACCCGGGCCATGATTTCCCGCCGGCTCATCAGGTTGCGGACCCGGACCAAGTCACCTTCGGCGCCGATTTCCCGCACCTCGCCCGGCGCGTTGACCAGCACCCGGCCGGTGGAGGCGCGAATCGTTACCCGGTCGCCGCGCCGCACCAGGGGCGGTTTTTCCAGCAAATTCTGGTACACGATGGCCCCGGCCTGCAGGGTGGTGCGCAACTGCATGCCGGCTACCAGGGCGGGATCGTTGATGATGCTGCCGTCCAGCATGCCGATGTCGCGGCGATGCACGACCAGATCATCGCGGCTGATCACCTCCCCCCTGTTGATGCGGCGGGCGGTCATGACCACCTGGCCCATGCGCTGCAGGTTGGCATTCAGGCGCACCCGGGCCTCGGCCTTGCCGTTGACCAGCAGGGTAACCTGAAGGCTTTGCCGACCCAGGTGGCCGGGGTCGAGGGCATTGTCCAACTGGTAGTCAAGGAGCCCGGCAGGAATGGTGACACTTGCCGGAAAGGCGGAAAAACCGCTGATCTCCAGCTCGTCCCGGGGCCAGATGCTCTCTTTGGCAATGATGGCGGCAAAAATTTCCTGCAAGTCGCTCTCCCCCAGGGTAATTGTGCTGCCGCCGCTCCGAGCCTGGACCGGAATGGCAGCCAGGATCAGCAGCAACAACAGCAGGGGGGCAATGAACAGGCGAAGACCGGGGCCGGTGGTCATGGTTCCATCTCCTCTTTTCTCAAGCCTAAAATAATGTTTGTTACTCCGGTGCTGTTGGGCGTTTATGCCTAACGCTTCAAGGTGTTGGCCACTTCCAGCAACTGGTCGGCGGTCTGCACCGACTTGGAGTTCATCTCAAAAGCCCGCTGGGTGATGATCAGGTTCACCAGCTCTTCGGTAACATCGACGTTGGATACCTCGATGAAATTCTGCAAAATCACCCCGGCGCCGTCGGTGCCGGGGTCCGACTCAATGGGGTCGCCGGAGGCCTCGGTGGGGCGGAAAAGATTGCCGCCTTCGGCCCGGAGCCCGCCGGGGTTGATAAAGTTGTGCAGGGTCAGTTGACCTTCGGCGATGATCTCCTGGGCGGCGTTTTTGGCCTGGATCAGCCCGTCGGTGCCGACACTAAGGGTGACGGTATCGGCGGGAATGGCGAACTCCGGCTGCAGCCGGTCGCCGTTCTGGGTGACGATGAAGCCGTCGGCGTCACGGGTGAAGTTGCCGGAGCGGGTGTAAAACTCTTCCCCGTCACGGATGACCTGGAAAAAGCCCCGGCCCTCGACGGCCAGGTCCAGGTCGTTGCCGGTTTCATGGATGCTGCCCTGGGTAAAGAGCTTCTGGGTGGAGGTGGCGATCACCCCCAGGCCCACCTGGATGCCCGAGGGCACCTGGCCGCCGTCCACGGTTTCCACCCCCACCGCCCGCATCTCCTGGTAGTAAAGGTCTTCAAACTGGACCCGGCTTTTTTTGAAGCCGGCGGTGTTGACGTTGGCCAGGTTGTTGGAGATGGTATCCAACTGCAACTGCTGGCCCCGCATGCCGGTGGTGCCGGAGTAAAGTGCGCGGATCATGGTTGTTCCTCCTTAATGGTTCAGCAAAAAATCATTTTTTTCGTTCAGCGGCCGAAAGCTGGTCAATTACCGGTTGAAGCGGCCGACTCGGCTGATTGCCTGTTCATCCATGTCGTCGATGGCCTGGATCATCTTCTGTTGTGCTTCATAGCTGCGTTGCAGATCGATCATGGTGGTCATCTCTTCCACCGAGTTGACGTTGGACTTTTCCAGAAAACCCTGGCGAACCTGGAAATTCATGGCCTCCAGGGGCATTTCTTCGCCTTCTGCCGCCAGCCGGAAGAGGTTGCGGCCTTCCTTGATCAGGTTGGTCAAATCATTGACACCAACCACCTCCAGCTGGTTGACCTGCACGCCGTCCACCATTACTCGGCCGTCTCTTTCCACCGCAAAATTGTTGCCGTCAACCACGATGGGGCCGCCGTCGCCCAGCACCAGGCCCCCCTCCGGGGTGCGCAACTGGCCCATGGGGTCCAGCTGGAAGCTGCCGGCTCGGGTGTAGCGGATGCCCTGGTCGGTCTGGATCCGGAAAAACCCTTCCCCTTGGATGGCCAGGTCCAGCGGGTTGCCGGTGGGGTCGACGTGTCCCTGCTGGTGGTCGGTATGCACCCGCAAAGCCTTGCCCACCCGTTGGCGCTCGGCGTTGGCCTGGTAGAGCATTTCCCAGAAGCTCACCGCGTCTTTCTTGTAGCCGGCGGTGTCGACGTTGGCCAGATTGTTGGCCACCTGGTCCAGGCGGCGCTCCTGGGCCAGCATGGTCTCCACCCCTTCAATCATTCCCAGCCGATTATGGATATACATGGCACTCCTCACTTGCACTTGATTACCAGCGAAACATCTCGTGCCGGGAGCTAATGCAAACAGCGTGCCAAGAAAAGGTAAGCGATCACAGAGCACCGCATCTTGCGGCGATCGAGCCGGCTCACGTACTGATGTACGCTTCGCCGTCTCGCTTGCCGCAATCTGCGGCACCCTGTGACCGCTTACCCCGGTTTTAGTTAGGGGCGAACCCGTCGCTACCGGGTTTCGCGGCCCCCTTCCAGTTCCCAGGCGACTTTGACGTTGCCCTGGGTCGGTGGGCTGAGTGGAGTTGCGGCTGTTCGCTTACTGGTATTCCTGGTTAGTGCGGTAGATGAAGGCGAGAATTTCCGCCACCAGCAGGTAGGTCTCGGGGGGGATTTCCTGGTAGAGGTCGAGGCGGGAAAGAATT
This window encodes:
- the csrA gene encoding carbon storage regulator CsrA, with amino-acid sequence MLILARKPGEAVAIGDEISIRVLEVKNGQVKLGVEAPDHVSVHREEIYRRILEANRRAAAGEFGDLESLAVNLAEKKRES
- the flgL gene encoding flagellar hook-associated protein FlgL: MRVTMQSIYNNILTNLNKVNSDMNRINQQISSGKLMSKISDNPVNLVNALGLRTNLSEIGQYQRNINYGNTIISASETALTETKDLVMRAKTLAIQAANAPMTAENRENAAMEVKNLWEQAIILANSAVNGKHIFGGFRTIGYTPAEPTPFVKGAMDGYFVNGADPAPQGISGPLTSDQISGGTLTTDDLQINGQDLVTLLQEAEYPGLNGDDDLALNNPATLGLEMANADALAAALNEVGDITGVTASLTTLTAGAAANAEGGNGGETMLQSINGVNFAVVVPDGASAADVAELTVAAINNITELTGVAARVGDGDNGGALNSVVLYNLNPGDESDIEVGPLTNANANTGLAAGAYTVNNGNTGSISLSGAESFTITTSGAANDPPDDTILEMIGLHGGGWGFADLPDDGVLRYGPSLQEGDLLINGKPVTTAADEHSTIYADASAAAKAAAINGGNYGVTAEVTPASVIAGTAVNSGHAGVSRHIDFNGMDVEEGATYTLTINNQDFAYEAQVGDDLDAVIAGLATAVSADYPVAVDGTELTIVSGAGTGDITFAAADADGDKLAVKAVSIDQPHRTRLSENDLVINGISIFDEPATIQEGDADNTLIRAINAKTEETGVTAGRDQDGKLILTAVDGRNVHVQTSAQGHYATGFSGDQVHFGSVRLWSDQPFRLESGQVGEDDAAIDVGFAALGLSEPTGHDDRLEDGVMQVRTIHRDNDYVRYAGDRNNDIAIKVGQHSTIDISKNGFDAIYDTGVFSILKDLEQFLKGEGFRTATSAAQAGDIHATLGSGETGLELEERIQAGSFKVAVTDHHQVPPQERVITIQVDPANDTLNDIAQRLNGIPGLNAHWDDSGYLQLNSSDERYSFDLKEDTSGLLNATGLEFDNIQTSGLQKSIGDLEGLLNELTNQIADFGARANRMEVQNNIYMNLKLATAENLSELEDTDMIKAIMELKAKEVAYEAALSAAARTMQLSLVNFL
- the flgK gene encoding flagellar hook-associated protein FlgK — protein: MAGLTHVLNTAKQALLTQQRSIQVTGHNVANVDTPGYSRQTHNIRANHAVQMGNALLGGGVSPDTITRSYDQFMVERITRQSSLMGNLQAQQQSLRVVEPIFNEARGLAMNDLLNQFWNSWQELSDNPESLAARQNVLQNGHLLSDHFKTMNDEIIRARSDIGTNIDTAVGDINSLTSQIAALNSRITSAEVAKAEANDLRDQRDNLVKELAGLVEISHFASKNGTYTVLMANGHPLVEGDEAWQVSWSDNQLNWVSTDGSGKKVSRPLTGAQLGGKMGGWLEIHSELAPGNPNNYAGRLDALANALIRELNQVHSTGSGTVKFADQLVGGDIGRPTSVTTGTVATGTASRNIAAGAIQINGLDIGAINGAFPVHGLATTKAANTVEAINQADTGVSARLTTQANGVAITEADLNAVSAGDSFSFTVNGEEITVTLSNVDGFQDPDDDDNEIEFNVNGRDNISFSIGDLEEGENVHTKFLEELTKEISKVLEDHNIEAAVGDGSNGAATNALLFRNTNAGDESSITIDNLIFTPDDEDNPAGLSASMLGLDALAGETIVADADHNTGQVTLFSDQRYTIKAGVDDTILAQLGLHDKSDDGITGNGRIAVTPDPLEDKVLLTGFKYGDELNTEDGSFEIWLYSADGSLALPEPVTVSLERAYSANDAAQAINQAILAAGGTSDGETPWVKASFDRQSGRFKLDPVAGHQFAFGADSSNFLQVAGLNTFFTGHSAGTIGVNRVIADNLDYMAAGKVGENGEIFPGDNRNALELSNLQHKDDIHFLGGRVSSLNGFYNSLVGDIGNKGRTIDRNVEFNTLVLNQMNEMRDTVSGVSLDEEMANLIKFQHAYTAAARLISTSDEMLVTLLDTVR
- a CDS encoding flagellar protein FlgN; amino-acid sequence: MRHKIPANIFDLLEQEFTLSRELLVMLDREQQAIVNMDMRELVGLSRRKAEQIATLKEVDEQLRRSVEEFTGKPSENAVRLSDLAAMTDGEEKKTLEKQRRELVALRQDIAAKSVINYNFVEDTKRHLHDAISLITRAAGEEQTGYGKPGHQQRPGASRPSLISREV
- a CDS encoding rod-binding protein translates to MEINSLTGGPFKPATATSDKEGNPQLRQACAEFEAIILQKFLSMARQTGPQSDLLGGGHAEEMYQSLHDQELARHLASGKGMGFGEMLYRQINQQHYR
- a CDS encoding flagellar basal body P-ring protein FlgI — translated: MNAASVKYSRKPTTATPAGLLPVVAGLVLGLACLVFVIADATAAVRLKDLASIQGVRHNQLVGYGIVVGLDGSGDGRNAAFTIQGLANAMRNMGLNINPDDIQVRNAAAVMVTAKLPPFAKSGQNIDVTVSSVGDASSLQGGTLLVTPLKGLDNQIYAIAQGPLSIGGFEPQGPTAPGRQQNHQTVARIPSGASVEREVPVSFAQREEIVISLNSPDFTTVQRMTQAINNHLGNSAAHPRDGATVVVRVPENYRDNEIFLLAELENLQIVPDNRARVVLDERTGTVVMGENVRIRELAVAHGDLNLQVAPALGPEELLQPDAAPMAAEGDQLVRLDPGATLGEVVQALNAVGVAPRDLIAIFQSIKASGALNAELEII
- a CDS encoding flagellar basal body L-ring protein FlgH, whose translation is MRNYILLIALLSLWLTGCATTGSSGSGGSDQAAAPPSERLPERFAMPDPGSPPETPAEGTIYNGNRGLDLYRDNRAREVGDILLVRVVETSSGRKNATTIAERDSSINAGISSFFGLDNFVGERSSINAGINTDFEGRGRTSRDSDVTATISARVVDKTMEGNLVIRGYQEVRVNNETQFIILSGLVRPDDINASNSVNSDRIADARIEYSGKGLLADKQRPGWLSRAVQAIWPF
- the flgA gene encoding flagellar basal body P-ring formation chaperone FlgA produces the protein MTTGPGLRLFIAPLLLLLLILAAIPVQARSGGSTITLGESDLQEIFAAIIAKESIWPRDELEISGFSAFPASVTIPAGLLDYQLDNALDPGHLGRQSLQVTLLVNGKAEARVRLNANLQRMGQVVMTARRINRGEVISRDDLVVHRRDIGMLDGSIINDPALVAGMQLRTTLQAGAIVYQNLLEKPPLVRRGDRVTIRASTGRVLVNAPGEVREIGAEGDLVRVRNLMSRREIMARVVNSGLVETEL
- the flgG gene encoding flagellar basal-body rod protein FlgG, with the protein product MIRALYSGTTGMRGQQLQLDTISNNLANVNTAGFKKSRVQFEDLYYQEMRAVGVETVDGGQVPSGIQVGLGVIATSTQKLFTQGSIHETGNDLDLAVEGRGFFQVIRDGEEFYTRSGNFTRDADGFIVTQNGDRLQPEFAIPADTVTLSVGTDGLIQAKNAAQEIIAEGQLTLHNFINPGGLRAEGGNLFRPTEASGDPIESDPGTDGAGVILQNFIEVSNVDVTEELVNLIITQRAFEMNSKSVQTADQLLEVANTLKR